The DNA window GATGCTTAGTGAATTAATAGATaccataatttttatttataatttaaaacaatttcttcttatttaacaaaaattaaaatatccctttattattaaaaaactCACTCCCAAAAGAAACAACTGTTTCCACGTACTATTGAAATAACTAATGCTAAGAAACATTTCTGTTATCAAGAGTAGAAAATAGGAATAATATTTGCACTAAAATTTcacatcaaaaatgaaaaattatagttTTTTGGTGACAgcttaaaaacattttgataaatTATTCTAATTCTCCCACTTGTGGATTGGAGCATGCACAGCAAATATTACATAGCAACTTTCAATGCATCTGTGATAGTACTTTGATGAATCTTTCAGTTATCAAAGCCAAAAAAGAGCCACTAGGTAACAGTTCTTTGTCATCCTGTTATTGCCAGTGGTGAAATAGCTAAATTCAAGATCTTGAATGGGAACTGATAGCTGAACAAAACTTTACTGATAGTGGTATGTGGTGATAATATGAACAGCATAACTAAATTAAATAATGTAGTAGATGAAATAATGTTCTGTTTATTGATATTAGCATTAATTAAGATTTGTGTGCTATAAAAAGATAGATATGATTTTGAAATTATAGGATCCATGATGACCTTACAAGAACTGTAGATCTCTGTCGAAAGGCTGAAGCAACAGGAGTTTcctggattacagtccatggaagaACTGTTGAGGAAAGACATCAGCCAGTTCACTATGAGGCCattaaaataattaaggaaaGTATGTCTATACCTATAGTTGCTAACGGAGACATCAGAAgcttaaaagaagcagaaaatgtgtGGCATATTACTGGGACAGATGGTAAGAAATAAGTCctttgacttttttgttttttaattagaaaaattaaaaaatgggggTGAGAGAGGAATGTTAAtgtggttttcattatttttctttcaaatggagCCATATTTTCCTGTTGTACCAATTTAAGCTAAGCAGTTTACTAAAATGTTAATCCTTTGACTTAGGAACAACAGATTATTTTAATTGGGATGAATTAGTTCAGGTACTTCTCTGCCACCATCTCATCCACTGAGTGACCAGTAGAGCCTACAGAATAGAAATGAGAATTTGTGAATGAAAGAGTGGCTACAGGAGCCAAAGAAACCCCAGACTGCTATACAGTTTCGTTATCCGCCTCAACTTTGGCATATCAAGCCCTGTGATACCTATTGCTAGATGAGAGAATGCAAATAAACTTAACTTTAAGCAAATCCAATTTATAACAATCCAGGTTTACcctgaaaaaaaacccaaaactaatTTTTAATGTAGAAGTATTTAAAACgttaaaaaagaaagtcttaCAAGTTGCATTTACACTTGATTggtttataaaagtataaaaatgaattGTTTAATAAGAATGAGACTAAGGGCATTGTAAAATCtggtaataaattattttttaatattgtcagTCTGTTTCATTGAGTTTGACCCCATAACCATGAGTTCTTAATGTGTGAACAAATGAAATATGCTTTAATTTGTAGGTGTGATGGTTGCAAGAGGACTCTTAGCAAACCCGGCCATGTTTGCTGGATATGAGGAAACCCCACTGAAATGCATCTGGGACTGGGTTGACATTGCTCTTGAACTTGGAACTCCTTATATGTGTTTCCATCAACATTTAATGTATATGATGGAAAAGATAACTTCAAGGCaggaaaaaagaatattcaatGCTTTGTCAAGCACATCAGCAGTCTTAGATTATCTTACAGACCATTATGGGATTGACCGGACttcctgaattattttctttctgcagTGAAACCATCGAAGGTCACATCTTGGTTTTTACTTTGAATCAGTGACTCTAAAACATTAATATAAAAACAATGCCctgacagaatttttaaaaatcactcctgGACCACATTCTCAGAGATAGATTCTGGTTCAGTAGATCTCTAGGGTAGacccaaattttaattttaaaaaagatcctaAGTGTTTCAGAGATTGACGGACCTTGCTCTGAATCCTATTATGAATTAAAATGTgagaatttttttcctaaaggaatcacgtttttaacatttttaaataaataaaacttttttaatactaaaaatatgGCTCATATGGTATCTGTTGGTTAACATGaagtgttttaaatgaaaatcagtGCAGAAAAGTGAAACAGCAAATGCCAACAT is part of the Ovis aries strain OAR_USU_Benz2616 breed Rambouillet chromosome 4, ARS-UI_Ramb_v3.0, whole genome shotgun sequence genome and encodes:
- the DUS4L gene encoding tRNA-dihydrouridine(20a/20b) synthase [NAD(P)+]-like isoform X1 codes for the protein MKSDCIQTTSCQERKKDPIEMFHSGQLVKVCAPMVRYSKLSFRTLVRKYDCDLCYTPMIVAADFVRSAKARDSEFTTNQGDCPLIVQFAANDARLLSDAARIVCPYANGIDINCGCPQRWALAEGYGACLINKPELVRDMVKQVRNQVENPRFSVSIKIRIHDDLTRTVDLCRKAEATGVSWITVHGRTVEERHQPVHYEAIKIIKESMSIPIVANGDIRSLKEAENVWHITGTDGVMVARGLLANPAMFAGYEETPLKCIWDWVDIALELGTPYMCFHQHLMYMMEKITSRQEKRIFNALSSTSAVLDYLTDHYGIDRTS
- the DUS4L gene encoding tRNA-dihydrouridine(20a/20b) synthase [NAD(P)+]-like isoform X2; translation: MIVAADFVRSAKARDSEFTTNQGDCPLIVQFAANDARLLSDAARIVCPYANGIDINCGCPQRWALAEGYGACLINKPELVRDMVKQVRNQVENPRFSVSIKIRIHDDLTRTVDLCRKAEATGVSWITVHGRTVEERHQPVHYEAIKIIKESMSIPIVANGDIRSLKEAENVWHITGTDGVMVARGLLANPAMFAGYEETPLKCIWDWVDIALELGTPYMCFHQHLMYMMEKITSRQEKRIFNALSSTSAVLDYLTDHYGIDRTS